Proteins found in one Pseudorasbora parva isolate DD20220531a chromosome 11, ASM2467924v1, whole genome shotgun sequence genomic segment:
- the egr1 gene encoding early growth response protein 1 — protein MAAAKTEMLLPALQISDPLSFPHSPMDNYPKLEEMIMLNSAGTPFLNATAPEGTGFGSGEPGEQFDHLAGDTLSEIAIEKSMADQTYSTQRLPPISYTGRFTLEPATNCSNSLWAEPLFSLVSGLVGINPPTSSIPSSTSQATLPSSSSSSSIPSSSSSSISSASLSCSVHQSEPNPIYSAAPTYTNSSPDIFPEPGTNFSTTVGTSLQYPSSTYPNSKACSTSFPVPMIPDYLFPQQQSEISLVAQDQKPFQTQAGQQPSLTPLSTIKAFATQTGSQDLKSVYQSQLIKPSRMRKYPNRPSKTPPHERPYACPVETCDRRFSRSDELTRHIRIHTGQKPFQCRICMRNFSRSDHLTTHIRTHTGEKPFACEICGRKFARSDERKRHTKIHLRQKDKKAEKGGAAVQSSISSVSISASSPVSSYPSPITSYPSPVSSFPSPVNSCYSSPVHTSYPSPSIATTYPSATSTFQTQVATTFPTSVANIYSSPVTTPLPDMQATLSPRTADIC, from the exons ATGGCTGCAGCCAAGACAGAGATGCTCCTGCCTGCTCTGCAGATCTCCGACCCCCTGAGCTTCCCTCACTCCCCCATGGATAACTACCCCAAGCTGGAGGAGATGATCATGCTGAACTCTGCAGGGACCCCCTTCCTCAATGCCACAGCACCTGAAGGCACAGGATTTGGCTCTGGGGAGCCCGGGGAGCAGTTTGATCACCTTGCTGGAG ACACGCTTTCAGAAATTGCCATCGAGAAATCTATGGCAGATCAGACCTACTCCACCCAGCGGCTGCCCCCCATCTCTTACACGGGCCGCTTCACCCTGGAACCTGCCACCAACTGCAGCAACAGTCTGTGGGCTGAGCCACTGTTCAGTCTGGTCAGTGGGCTGGTGGGCATCAACCCACCCACCTCCTCCATTCCGTCCTCGACCTCTCAGGCAACTCTCCCATCTTCCTCTTCTTCGTCTTCCATCCCCTCTTCCTCTTCGTCATCCATATCCAGTGCCAGCCTGAGCTGCTCCGTCCACCAGAGCGAGCCCAACCCCATCTACTCAGCGGCTCCGACCTACACCAATTCCAGCCCAGATATCTTCCCTGAGCCTGGCACAAACTTCTCCACCACAGTGGGCACCTCACTGCAGTACCCTTCATCGACATACCCCAACAGCAAGGCCTGTAGCACCAGCTTCCCCGTGCCAATGATCCCAGACTACCTATTTCCCCAACAGCAGAGTGAGATCAGTTTGGTGGCCCAAGACCAGAAGCCTTTCCAGACACAAGCTGGACAACAGCCCTCCCTGACGCCGCTGTCCACCATCAAAGCCTTTGCGACCCAAACCGGCTCTCAGGACCTGAAAAGCGTCTACCAGTCTCAGCTCATCAAGCCTAGTCGCATGCGCAAGTACCCCAACCGGCCGAGCAAGACACCTCCGCACGAGCGCCCCTACGCATGCCCCGTCGAGACCTGTGACCGGCGGTTCTCTCGCTCGGACGAGCTGACACGCCACATCCGCATCCACACCGGCCAGAAGCCCTTCCAGTGCCGGATCTGCATGCGCAACTTCAGCCGCAGCGACCACCTGACGACCCACATCCGCACACACACCGGCGAGAAGCCCTTCGCCTGCGAGATCTGCGGCCGCAAGTTCGCCCGCAGCGACGAGCGCAAGCGCCACACCAAGATCCACCTGCGGCAGAAAGACAAAAAGGCGGAGAAAGGCGGCGCTGCAGTGCAGAGCTCAATTTCCAGCGTATCAATCTCAGCTTCCTCGCCAGTGTCCAGCTACCCCTCTCCCATCACTTCGTACCCCTCTCCGGTCTCCTCCTTCCCATCTCCAGTCAACTCCTGCTACTCCTCACCGGTCCACACCTCCTACCCCTCTCCCTCCATCGCAACCACTTACCCCTCGGCAACCAGCACCTTCCAGACGCAGGTGGCCACAACATTTCCTACCTCAGTGGCCAACATCTACAGTTCTCCTGTCACCACCCCACTGCCCGACATGCAGGCCACGCTTTCCCCTCGGACAGCCGACATCTGCTGA